Within the Hevea brasiliensis isolate MT/VB/25A 57/8 chromosome 2, ASM3005281v1, whole genome shotgun sequence genome, the region aataaaattttatttttatataaattattaattaaaatatatataaatttaatcaagttttggtattatacagataatagtaattaaaatttagacgagttttatattttaattagatttaagataactaaatattataaatattaattaaatttgaatttaaataaaataatttttgtaaatattttatttatttttattctaaaaaaatATGGAGCTAAGCACTAAAAAATCTAAAGAAAAAACTTCTTTAACACATGTACAGCACTAAAAATGCTTAGCTTATTTTGGCTTAGTGGTTGCAGGCATATTATTTacttgataaattaaaatattaatttatttttttataagattgaattaaaaatacttaatttaatttagtttagtGATTATAGACATATTAaagaatatttattattttaataataaatatacttataaattatttttaatcaaacaaattaattatttataaattatataaaaatattttaataaaatacataattattttaaattttaaatatttataaatttatgtttataaattaatttttataagttaaattaaatattattttacttGATAGATTTAGTCTCTCAATGCCCACTAtacaaaattgaattaaatacaaaaaataaaaattaaattaattaaaattttaaattaataatttgaaTCCAAGACTTTTTGTTTTAAAGAAAACAATAAATTGAGGCTTGAGTAATACACGCGCtgcaaaaaagaatttaaaaaaaaaaagatattttatAACTTATTACTTGAAATTTATAAAATGCTAACAAATCAATCATttctttttcaatatttttctattttttcatTCCTTCTTTCTGACCCctcaatttatccactttcaatgaagaaattgataaaaaaaaaaattaaaaattaaaataaaaatatgatcaattttttttcttatctcTCTTTTCACCCTAAAATTTAATATCTAGCAAATATtcaacaatttcaataataaaaatattttacttgAAAATAATGAAGAACACCATTTGAGGGATATAACAATTTCTCAATTAAAACccaccaattaaattttttttttgaactggaTAATAAATGAAAGAACTAAGCTCAAAATATAACAAGAAATTGATAAAGATTAAGATAGGACATTTATCTTAGCAAAATAATTACAAGATAAAATGAATATTAATTCCATAATTTCTGATGAATGATTAGaagataattatttataattttttgaaaaaatgtTCAAGTGAATTAGAAGTCAGTTTTGGAAACTGAAATCTTTAAATTGTTTTGACACAGGTgacgggagagagagagaaattgcCATGCAAATTAATCTTTGTATTGCCCTGTTTCTCTCTTTCTTTATCAGAGGAAAGATCCACTTCTGTATAATACCTCTCAAATCGTCCGCACACACCATTCTTCGACTTAATCACTATACAGTATAAACCAACCCAACTTCGATTTCATCCAGTGTCTTTCCCTCTTTTTGCCATTTTGGGTGTCCAGGTTTTAGGCTTCTGAGTGTAATCTTGAAGAAGAaacaggagagagagagagagagagagagagagagtagtaATGGAGTAGCAGGTGAAAGAAAAGGGGGACCTACTGCTTGATTTTTGGCTGGCAGCAACAGTCACTGTCAATGATTTTTCTTCTTTGAGTGGTGTTGGTAGTTTCTCTCAATTTCTAATCACTAATCACACTCACAGACTCACACTCCTGCAATATTGCTTAGGGGAAGATCTTGGTGATCAAGATCCCTGCCCCATCTTTATCAAGCTTCTTCCTTTCTTATTTTGCGGGAATTTGTTGGTGGCTGTTTTGCTCTCCCAAGGAAGGTGAAAATTAAGCTGCTTTCTTTTGGTGCCTGGCCTCTAAAGGGAAACATCAGATTTCAGTCATATGATATGAGGATATCTTTTACCGTGAGTTACTTGatcattttttattttccttcttgTTCTTGTTTATTGTTCTCATTCTGCATTTTTATGTCTTGAGAGATTAATATGAATAAGATTACAAGAAAATGTATAACAGAGCCTTTAATCAGCTTAATTCAGCCAAAGGTAACAGAACATGCATTCCAAAATAAAAAGGAATTTGTGGGGATCTGATTGTGCAAATAAATTGGCTTTTGAGCATTGtctctctaaatttttttttttttggcaaaatTTAGTTCAACTGATTAGCTTTTTTGCTTATCATTGCGGTGTATATCATCAAATCTTTGGGCTATTGCATCTGAATTGTATTAGGAAGCTATATATCTATTTGTTCCTAAATTGACACTTCAGTATCTTTACCAATTTTAGTTTTATAATGCTTTTTGCTTGGCTTGCCTATCTCTGTGTTTTATTTCCTTAGCCAGCTTCTGAGTTTATCAGATGATCAAGATTATCAAAATTGTCCAATATTTGGATTGTATGAGCAGTCATCATTGCTCAACAGAATTAATAACGAAAAAGGGTAAAAGGAGAAAATGAATAAAAGCCCTTATTCAGATCTCATATTTCTGTTAGTTGGTTATGATtttttttccccttccttttttGCTTTCAGCTAGTACATGTGCTTCTGGTACTTGCACTGTTCAGTGATGTTCCATGGCTTATCAGGGGCAGTTCACATTGCAAACGGGCTAACTCTGCAGTAATCCGGCCTCACAGTGTCACTATTACTGAATTTGGTGCAGTTGGAGATGGGCTCACTCTCAACACGAAAGCATTTCAGAATGCTATTTTCTATCTCAATTCATTTGCTGATAAGGGAGGCGCCAAGCTTTTTGTCCCAGCTGGCCGGTGGTTGACAGGCAGCTTCGATCTCATCAGTCATCTGACATTGTGGTTAGATAAAGATGCGGTGATTCTTGGATCAACTGTAAGTTCTCACTTCCATACCAAAggatatatgcatataaaatagcTCACTCTCATTGCCCATTATCTGCGGTCAATGTTCTGATTGACCTGTTTGCGGTAGATCTAAAGTAGGAAGTATGTAAGGGATTCTGAGAAGCTATTGTTATGATAAGACATGTGATTAATGTGAATTACAGAGAAGTTGTATTTAACTGAAATCTAAGTAAACTAATGCTCCTTGGGGTTGATAGTGCTAGTTAATGCAAGAATGACGACAATTCTGTGAATATCGGTGCCTTATTGCTATCCACCTGTGCAAATTGAGCCTCTAGTCCAACTGGACAGTGATAGTTATTAAATTTTGGCTCATGATATTAAACAAAAAAACTTAACCTGCCAATTCCAGAATTCTGATGATTGGCCAGTTGTTGATCCTCTACCATCATATGGCCAAGGGAGGGAGTTGCCTGGTGGGAGGCATCGAAGCCTCATTTATGGCCACAATTTGACAGATGTTGTCATAACAGGTTGGTGATGtcaatgaaggatcaaatcccaTGTTTGTGCTGTTTGCTTTCATAGCGTCACTGGTTTCTCCATGCAGGTGATAATGGAACTATTGATGGTCAAGGCAGCATCTGGTGGAATTGGTTCCATGCCAAAACCTTGAAGTATACCCGGCCCCATCTGGTTGAGTTAATGAACTCATCTGGGATAGTTATCTCAAACTTGACCTTCATAAATTCACCATTCTGGACAGTCCACCCTGTTTACTGCAGGTTTGTCCTTCCAAATGGACTATAATGCTTTTCTCTTCCTTGTTTGTTGTACTTGATGTTTTAAATTGTCATATAAAACTGTGCAAAAGTGAAACTTTCATGAATTAGGGGGAGAGTTGAGATTGTTTTTCTGGATGAACAGCCATGTTATTGTCCAAAATGTTACGATCCGTGCTCCTCTTGATTCACCAAACACAGATGGGATTGATCCAGGTAAACTTTCTCCGCTAGACTGGAAACTGTTCTGATTTAATTTATAGAGGACAAGTACTAAAGTTTGAGACGCAAATCATATAAAGAATAGCTTGTAGTTCTGTCTGTGTGCTTCAAATTAGAGAAATAAGTTTTTGCTGATTGATTTCCCGGCTTTCTAGCTGTTGTTCTCCTGGAACCTACAATTTTAGTTCTTGCTTTGACTTTAGGGTAAGAAATATTTTCTCTCCTAAACAGCAATTTCAAGTCTGCATTGCTTAACCATTTTCAATTACTTTCTCCAAGTACTTCATTAGGGTTCTTACATATTCATTTAAATGCAATCAGATTCTTCTGATGATGTTTGCATCGAGGACTGTTACATTAGCACTGGTGATGATCTAATCGCCATCAAAAGTGGGTGGGATGAGTATGGCATATCGTATGGTCGTCCTTGCAGAAACATTACCATTCACCGGCTTGTTGGACAAACTCGAACAAGTGCAGGGATTGCAATTGGAAGTGAGATGTCTGGTGGTGTATCAGAAGTTCGTGCTGAAAATATCCAATTTTATAATTCAAGTACAGGTATTAGAATAAAGACGTCTCCAGGAAGGGGTGGCTATGTAAGAAATATCTACATGTCAAATATAACCTTGACTGATGTAAAAGTAGCAATAAGGTTCACTGGTCATTATGGGGAACACCCAGATGAGCATTATGATCCAGAAGCTCTTCCAATCATAGAACGGATAACCATTGAGGATGTCATTGGAGATAACATTGAGTATGCAGGCATTCTAGATGGTAT harbors:
- the LOC110661714 gene encoding probable polygalacturonase isoform X2, with product MRISFTLVHVLLVLALFSDVPWLIRGSSHCKRANSAVIRPHSVTITEFGAVGDGLTLNTKAFQNAIFYLNSFADKGGAKLFVPAGRWLTGSFDLISHLTLWLDKDAVILGSTNSDDWPVVDPLPSYGQGRELPGGRHRSLIYGHNLTDVVITGDNGTIDGQGSIWWNWFHAKTLKYTRPHLVELMNSSGIVISNLTFINSPFWTVHPVYCSHVIVQNVTIRAPLDSPNTDGIDPDSSDDVCIEDCYISTGDDLIAIKSGWDEYGISYGRPCRNITIHRLVGQTRTSAGIAIGSEMSGGVSEVRAENIQFYNSSTGIRIKTSPGRGGYVRNIYMSNITLTDVKVAIRFTGHYGEHPDEHYDPEALPIIERITIEDVIGDNIEYAGILDGIQADTFLNICLLNITLNVTSESPWNCSYIEGYSDSVSPETCEPLRESIFPHHYSDCYHLSSHLLNSSNQNRGTWLLSW
- the LOC110661714 gene encoding probable polygalacturonase isoform X1; amino-acid sequence: MNKITRKCITEPLISLIQPKLVHVLLVLALFSDVPWLIRGSSHCKRANSAVIRPHSVTITEFGAVGDGLTLNTKAFQNAIFYLNSFADKGGAKLFVPAGRWLTGSFDLISHLTLWLDKDAVILGSTNSDDWPVVDPLPSYGQGRELPGGRHRSLIYGHNLTDVVITGDNGTIDGQGSIWWNWFHAKTLKYTRPHLVELMNSSGIVISNLTFINSPFWTVHPVYCSHVIVQNVTIRAPLDSPNTDGIDPDSSDDVCIEDCYISTGDDLIAIKSGWDEYGISYGRPCRNITIHRLVGQTRTSAGIAIGSEMSGGVSEVRAENIQFYNSSTGIRIKTSPGRGGYVRNIYMSNITLTDVKVAIRFTGHYGEHPDEHYDPEALPIIERITIEDVIGDNIEYAGILDGIQADTFLNICLLNITLNVTSESPWNCSYIEGYSDSVSPETCEPLRESIFPHHYSDCYHLSSHLLNSSNQNRGTWLLSW